The proteins below are encoded in one region of Triticum aestivum cultivar Chinese Spring chromosome 1B, IWGSC CS RefSeq v2.1, whole genome shotgun sequence:
- the LOC123126621 gene encoding protein NRT1/ PTR FAMILY 8.3 isoform X2, protein MASSAGNGKETAALESGQASSSSSSSSSPAAAAKMTAVAGKPRPFTWTGPAIVMGFELLESIAFSGVALNLVIYLGTVLHGTTAFNAAHVDTWNGTTFIVPVLVAFLADSCWGKYNTIVVSLLFYLAGLVLLTLSAAISPFRPSSCQGLSCPPASRTQFSVFFAALYLTSIGTGGVKSALLPFGAEQYDDSSPEESRRKQSFFTWFFGAINLGIFVAGTLVSWLQQNVSWALGFGVSALCLLLAAAGFLAGTPWYRVQLPAGSPLRDILRVVVASVKKRKTRLPAAAGQGDLGLHEVAEDDDLQKLVHTKGLRCLDKAAAKGGDGHEGPWNLCTVSEVEAVKILARMVPIWVTCVLYAASLGQMTTTFIQQGMTMDNKLLGKVKVPVASMVSIEVVFMLLWVLLHDAVIMPLARKWGRAGSAGLSQLQRMGVGRVLVVLAMATAALVESRRLRVAGAGRKMGIAWQVPQFVLVAGSDVFCGIAQLEFFYGEAPASMRSICSAFSFLALSLGFYVNSVVVTAVAALRPGWLTRDLNEGHLDYYFWLWAVISAGNLLLYLLLAARYTPKQVLRHSPSP, encoded by the exons ATGGCGTCCTCTGCTGGTAATGGCAAGGAGACGGCCGCGCTCGAGTCCGGCCaagcgtcgtcgtcgtcctcctcctcctcctcgccggctgcTGCTGCGAAGATGACGGCGGTGGCGGGGAAACCGCGCCCCTTCACCTGGACAGGGCCTGCCATTGTTATGG GCTTCGAGTTGCTGGAGAGCATCGCCTTCTCCGGCGTTGCGCTGAACCTGGTCATCTACCTGGGCACCGTGCTCCATGGCACCACCGCCTTCAACGCCGCCCACGTCGACACCTGGAACGGGACCACCTTCATCGTCCCCGTCCTCGTCGCCTTCCTCGCCGACAGCTGCTGGGGCAAATACAACACCATCGTCGTCTCGCTCCTCTTCTACCTCGCC GGCCTCGTGCTGCTCACCCTGTCCGCGGCGATCTCGCCCTTCCGGCCGTCGTCGTGCCAGGGGCTCTCGTGTCCGCCGGCCTCACGGACCCAGTTCTCGGTCTTCTTCGCGGCGCTGTACCTGACCTCCATCGGCACGGGGGGCGTCAAGTCGGCGCTCCTCCCGTTCGGGGCGGAACAGTACGACGACAGCAGCCCGGAGGAGAGTCGGAGGAAGCAGTCCTTCTTCACCTGGTTCTTCGGCGCCATCAACCTGGGCATCTTCGTCGCCGGGACGCTCGTGTCCTGGCTGCAGCAGAACGTGTCCTGGGCGCTCGGCTTCGGCGTCTCCGCGCTCTGCCTGCTCCTGGCGGCCGCGGGCTTCCTGGCCGGCACGCCCTGGTACAGGGTGCAGCTCCCCGCCGGTAGCCCGCTCAGGGACATCCTCAGGGTGGTGGTGGCGtccgtgaagaagaggaagaccaggCTGCCTGCAGCTGCGGGTCAAGGTGACCTTGGCCTGCACGAGGTGGCGGAAGACGACGACCTGCAGAAGCTGGTGCACACCAAAGGGCTCAGGTGTCTGGACAAGGCCGCGGCGAAGGGCGGCGACGGCCACGAAGGCCCGTGGAATCTGTGTACCGTGAGCGAGGTGGAGGCCGTGAAGATCCTGGCACGCATGGTGCCCATCTGGGTGACGTGCGTGCTGTACGCGGCGTCCCTGGGGCAGATGACTACCACCTTCATCCAGCAGGGGATGACCATGGACAACAAGCTGCTCGGGAAGGTGAAGGTGCCGGTGGCGTCGATGGTGTCGATCGAGGTGGTGTTCATGCTGCTGTGGGTGCTTCTGCACGACGCCGTCATCATGCCGCTCGCCCGGAAGTGGGGCCGAGCCGGGAGCGCCGGGCTGTCCCAGCTGCAGCGGATGGGCGTGGGGAGGGTCCTGGTGGTTctggccatggcgacggcggcgctggtGGAGAGCCGGCGGCTGCGCGTGGCCGGCGCGGGCAGGAAGATGGGCATCGCGTGGCAGGTGCCGCAGTTCGTGCTGGTGGCCGGGTCGGACGTGTTCTGCGGGATCGCGCAGCTGGAGTTCTTCTACGGGGAGGCGCCGGCGTCGATGCGCAGCATCTGCTCCGCCTTCTCCTTCCTCGCGCTGTCGCTGGGGTTCTACGTCAACTCGGTGGTGGTGACGGCGGTGGCGGCGTTGAGGCCCGGGTGGCTGACGCGCGACCTCAACGAGGGGCACCTGGATTACTACTTCTGGCTGTGGGCCGTCATCAGCGCCGGTAACCTGCTGCTCTACCTGCTGCTTGCCGCCCGGTACACGCCCAAACAAGTCCTCCGCCACTCGCCATCGCCATAG
- the LOC123126621 gene encoding protein NRT1/ PTR FAMILY 8.1 isoform X1, with protein MNGAKAHGPAPPARPRPPLKDEMASSAGNGKETAALESGQASSSSSSSSSPAAAAKMTAVAGKPRPFTWTGPAIVMGFELLESIAFSGVALNLVIYLGTVLHGTTAFNAAHVDTWNGTTFIVPVLVAFLADSCWGKYNTIVVSLLFYLAGLVLLTLSAAISPFRPSSCQGLSCPPASRTQFSVFFAALYLTSIGTGGVKSALLPFGAEQYDDSSPEESRRKQSFFTWFFGAINLGIFVAGTLVSWLQQNVSWALGFGVSALCLLLAAAGFLAGTPWYRVQLPAGSPLRDILRVVVASVKKRKTRLPAAAGQGDLGLHEVAEDDDLQKLVHTKGLRCLDKAAAKGGDGHEGPWNLCTVSEVEAVKILARMVPIWVTCVLYAASLGQMTTTFIQQGMTMDNKLLGKVKVPVASMVSIEVVFMLLWVLLHDAVIMPLARKWGRAGSAGLSQLQRMGVGRVLVVLAMATAALVESRRLRVAGAGRKMGIAWQVPQFVLVAGSDVFCGIAQLEFFYGEAPASMRSICSAFSFLALSLGFYVNSVVVTAVAALRPGWLTRDLNEGHLDYYFWLWAVISAGNLLLYLLLAARYTPKQVLRHSPSP; from the exons ATGAATGGCGCCAAGGCTCACGGTCCCGCACCGCCCGCACGCCCAAGGCCGCCTCTGAAGGACGAG ATGGCGTCCTCTGCTGGTAATGGCAAGGAGACGGCCGCGCTCGAGTCCGGCCaagcgtcgtcgtcgtcctcctcctcctcctcgccggctgcTGCTGCGAAGATGACGGCGGTGGCGGGGAAACCGCGCCCCTTCACCTGGACAGGGCCTGCCATTGTTATGG GCTTCGAGTTGCTGGAGAGCATCGCCTTCTCCGGCGTTGCGCTGAACCTGGTCATCTACCTGGGCACCGTGCTCCATGGCACCACCGCCTTCAACGCCGCCCACGTCGACACCTGGAACGGGACCACCTTCATCGTCCCCGTCCTCGTCGCCTTCCTCGCCGACAGCTGCTGGGGCAAATACAACACCATCGTCGTCTCGCTCCTCTTCTACCTCGCC GGCCTCGTGCTGCTCACCCTGTCCGCGGCGATCTCGCCCTTCCGGCCGTCGTCGTGCCAGGGGCTCTCGTGTCCGCCGGCCTCACGGACCCAGTTCTCGGTCTTCTTCGCGGCGCTGTACCTGACCTCCATCGGCACGGGGGGCGTCAAGTCGGCGCTCCTCCCGTTCGGGGCGGAACAGTACGACGACAGCAGCCCGGAGGAGAGTCGGAGGAAGCAGTCCTTCTTCACCTGGTTCTTCGGCGCCATCAACCTGGGCATCTTCGTCGCCGGGACGCTCGTGTCCTGGCTGCAGCAGAACGTGTCCTGGGCGCTCGGCTTCGGCGTCTCCGCGCTCTGCCTGCTCCTGGCGGCCGCGGGCTTCCTGGCCGGCACGCCCTGGTACAGGGTGCAGCTCCCCGCCGGTAGCCCGCTCAGGGACATCCTCAGGGTGGTGGTGGCGtccgtgaagaagaggaagaccaggCTGCCTGCAGCTGCGGGTCAAGGTGACCTTGGCCTGCACGAGGTGGCGGAAGACGACGACCTGCAGAAGCTGGTGCACACCAAAGGGCTCAGGTGTCTGGACAAGGCCGCGGCGAAGGGCGGCGACGGCCACGAAGGCCCGTGGAATCTGTGTACCGTGAGCGAGGTGGAGGCCGTGAAGATCCTGGCACGCATGGTGCCCATCTGGGTGACGTGCGTGCTGTACGCGGCGTCCCTGGGGCAGATGACTACCACCTTCATCCAGCAGGGGATGACCATGGACAACAAGCTGCTCGGGAAGGTGAAGGTGCCGGTGGCGTCGATGGTGTCGATCGAGGTGGTGTTCATGCTGCTGTGGGTGCTTCTGCACGACGCCGTCATCATGCCGCTCGCCCGGAAGTGGGGCCGAGCCGGGAGCGCCGGGCTGTCCCAGCTGCAGCGGATGGGCGTGGGGAGGGTCCTGGTGGTTctggccatggcgacggcggcgctggtGGAGAGCCGGCGGCTGCGCGTGGCCGGCGCGGGCAGGAAGATGGGCATCGCGTGGCAGGTGCCGCAGTTCGTGCTGGTGGCCGGGTCGGACGTGTTCTGCGGGATCGCGCAGCTGGAGTTCTTCTACGGGGAGGCGCCGGCGTCGATGCGCAGCATCTGCTCCGCCTTCTCCTTCCTCGCGCTGTCGCTGGGGTTCTACGTCAACTCGGTGGTGGTGACGGCGGTGGCGGCGTTGAGGCCCGGGTGGCTGACGCGCGACCTCAACGAGGGGCACCTGGATTACTACTTCTGGCTGTGGGCCGTCATCAGCGCCGGTAACCTGCTGCTCTACCTGCTGCTTGCCGCCCGGTACACGCCCAAACAAGTCCTCCGCCACTCGCCATCGCCATAG